A region from the Dromaius novaehollandiae isolate bDroNov1 chromosome 28, bDroNov1.hap1, whole genome shotgun sequence genome encodes:
- the RACGAP1 gene encoding rac GTPase-activating protein 1 isoform X2: METAMLNLRNLFDQLMRQAEVLSEGNEYQFIQLAKNFEEFRRKWQKTEHELAKYKDLLMKTETERSALDVKLKHARNQVDVEIKRRQKAETDCEKLERQIQLIRELLMCDASGSIQLSEEQKSALAFLNRPQVSVGGSGNKRLSTIDESGSILSDISFDKTDESLDWDSSVVKAVRLKKREKRRSSRQFIEGPPGPLKKTRSIGSTVDQGNESIVAKTTLTVPGDGGPIEAISTIQTVPYSLRSQRKTGTLQPWNSESSLGSRQLESKLESDGSSTPQSNGGVRLHEFVSKTVIKPESCVPCGKRIKFGKLSLKCRDCRVVTHPECRDRCPLPCIPILTGTPVRIGEGTLMDFVPTTPPMIPSIIVHCVNEIEQRGLRETGLYRISGCDKTVKELKEKFLRAKNIPLLSKVDDIHAICGLLKDFLRSLKEPLLTFQLNKTFMEAAEILDEDNSVAAMYQAIGELPQANRDTLAFLMIHLQRVAQSPETKMDVANLAKVFGPTIVAHAVPDPDPMTLLQDTKRQPKVVERLLLLPVEYWSQFMMVEQENIDPAHVIENANAYSTPQTPDIKVSILGPLTTPEQLLSKTPSSSSLSQKVRSTFSKTTPKFGSKSKSATQLGRQGNFFASPMLK; this comes from the exons ATGGAGACAGCAATGCTGAATCTGCGGAATCTGTTTGATCAGCTTATGCGCCAGGCCGAAGTTTTAAGTGAAGGAAACGAATATC AGTTTATTCAGTTAGCAAAGAACTTTGAAGAGTTTCGGAGAAAATGGCAGAAAACAGAGCATGAGCTTGCCAAGTACAAGGACCTTCTAATGAAAACAGAAACGGAGCGTAGTGCTCTGGATGTGAAGCTGAAACACGCTCGCAATCAAGTGGACGTGGAGATCAAACGAAGGCAGAAAGCTGAAACGGACTGTGAGAAGCTG GAACGGCAAATACAGCTGATTCGCGAGCTGCTCATGTGTGATGCATCTGGGAGCATTCAGCTAAGTGAAGAACAGAAATCAGCCCTTGCCTTTCTTAACAGGCCACAGGTTTCTGTAGGGGGTTCAGGTAACAAAAG gctGTCTACAATTGATGAATCTGGCTCAATTCTGTCAGACATCAGCTTTGACAAGACCGATGAGTCACTG GACTGGGATTCCTCTGTGGTGAAAGCTGTTagactgaaaaagagagagaagcgg CGCTCATCCAGGCAGTTTATTGAAGGCCCTCCAGGTCCTCTGAAGAAAACGCGATCAATTGGCTCCACGGTGGACCAG GGAAATGAGTCCATAGTAGCAAAGACAACTCTCACTGTCCCCGGTGACGGTGGCCCAATTGAAGCCATCTCCACCATCCAGACTGTGCCTTACAGCCTCAGAAGCCAGAGGAAGACGG GTACTTTACAGCCTTGGAACAGCGAGTCGAGCttgggcagcaggcagctggAATCCAAATTGGAGAGCGATGGCTCTAGCACTCCGCAGAGCAACGGGGGAGTGAGGCTGCATGAATTTGTGTCAAAGACG GTTATCAAGCCAGAATCATGCGTTCCCTGCGGAAAGCGGATAAAGTTTGGGAAACTATCTCTAAAATGCAGAGACTGCCGCGTGGTGACCCATCCCGAGTGTCGGGACCGCTGCCCTCTTCCCTGCATCCCCATCCTAACGGGCACTCCTGTCAGGATCGGCGAG GGGACCTTGATGGACTTTGTCCCTACCACCCCTCCAATGATCCCTTCCATCATAGTGCACTGCGTTAACGAGATCGAGCAGCGAGGGCTACGTGAG ACGGGCCTTTACCGGATATCTGGCTGTGACAAGACAGTGAAGGAGCTGAAGGAGAAGTTCCTTAGAGCAAAGAACATTCCTTTGCTCAGTAAAGTGGATGATATCCATGCTATCTGTGGCCTTCTGAAGGACTTCCTGCGCAGCCTAAAAGAACCCCTTCTCACTTTCCAGTTAAACAAGACTTTTATGGAAGCTGCAG aaatccTGGATGAAGACAACAGTGTTGCTGCTATGTACCAGGCAATTGGTGAACTTCCTCAGGCCAACAGGGACACTCTAGCTTTCCTCATGATTCATCTGCAGAG AGTGGCTCAGAGCCCGGAGACTAAAATGGACGTTGCCAACTTGGCCAAAGTCTTTGGCCCCACAATAGTTGCCCACGCGGTGCCCGACCCTGACCCTATGACACTCCTGCAGGACACGAAGCGGCAGCCCAAG GTGGTGGaacggctgctcctgctgccggTGGAGTACTGGAGCCAGTTCATGATGGTGGAGCAAGAGAACATCGATCCAGCACACGTAATTGAGAACGCCAACGCCTATTCCACTCCGCAGACGCCAGATATTAAAG TGAGCATTCTCGGGCCCCTCACTACCCCCGAGCAGCTGCTCTCCAAGACGCCCTCGTCCAGCTCCCTGTCCCAGAAGGTCCGGTCAACCTTCAGCAAAACTACCCCCAA ATTTGGGAGCAAAAGCAAGTCGGCAACGCAGCTGGGGCGTCAAGGCAACTTCTTTGCCTCTCCGATGCTGAAGTGA
- the RACGAP1 gene encoding rac GTPase-activating protein 1 isoform X1, whose translation MSGREGGGAACDWLAAGIQTEVRGGWAGRLRPEGARAGPAPQMETAMLNLRNLFDQLMRQAEVLSEGNEYQFIQLAKNFEEFRRKWQKTEHELAKYKDLLMKTETERSALDVKLKHARNQVDVEIKRRQKAETDCEKLERQIQLIRELLMCDASGSIQLSEEQKSALAFLNRPQVSVGGSGNKRLSTIDESGSILSDISFDKTDESLDWDSSVVKAVRLKKREKRRSSRQFIEGPPGPLKKTRSIGSTVDQGNESIVAKTTLTVPGDGGPIEAISTIQTVPYSLRSQRKTGTLQPWNSESSLGSRQLESKLESDGSSTPQSNGGVRLHEFVSKTVIKPESCVPCGKRIKFGKLSLKCRDCRVVTHPECRDRCPLPCIPILTGTPVRIGEGTLMDFVPTTPPMIPSIIVHCVNEIEQRGLRETGLYRISGCDKTVKELKEKFLRAKNIPLLSKVDDIHAICGLLKDFLRSLKEPLLTFQLNKTFMEAAEILDEDNSVAAMYQAIGELPQANRDTLAFLMIHLQRVAQSPETKMDVANLAKVFGPTIVAHAVPDPDPMTLLQDTKRQPKVVERLLLLPVEYWSQFMMVEQENIDPAHVIENANAYSTPQTPDIKVSILGPLTTPEQLLSKTPSSSSLSQKVRSTFSKTTPKFGSKSKSATQLGRQGNFFASPMLK comes from the exons ATGAGCGGCCGGGAGGGTGGTGGAGCGGCCTGTGATTGGCTGGCCGCTGGGATTCAAACCGAAGTGCGGGGCGGTTGGGCTGGGCGGTTGCGGCCGGAGGGAGCTCGCGCCGGGCCGGCGCCTCAG ATGGAGACAGCAATGCTGAATCTGCGGAATCTGTTTGATCAGCTTATGCGCCAGGCCGAAGTTTTAAGTGAAGGAAACGAATATC AGTTTATTCAGTTAGCAAAGAACTTTGAAGAGTTTCGGAGAAAATGGCAGAAAACAGAGCATGAGCTTGCCAAGTACAAGGACCTTCTAATGAAAACAGAAACGGAGCGTAGTGCTCTGGATGTGAAGCTGAAACACGCTCGCAATCAAGTGGACGTGGAGATCAAACGAAGGCAGAAAGCTGAAACGGACTGTGAGAAGCTG GAACGGCAAATACAGCTGATTCGCGAGCTGCTCATGTGTGATGCATCTGGGAGCATTCAGCTAAGTGAAGAACAGAAATCAGCCCTTGCCTTTCTTAACAGGCCACAGGTTTCTGTAGGGGGTTCAGGTAACAAAAG gctGTCTACAATTGATGAATCTGGCTCAATTCTGTCAGACATCAGCTTTGACAAGACCGATGAGTCACTG GACTGGGATTCCTCTGTGGTGAAAGCTGTTagactgaaaaagagagagaagcgg CGCTCATCCAGGCAGTTTATTGAAGGCCCTCCAGGTCCTCTGAAGAAAACGCGATCAATTGGCTCCACGGTGGACCAG GGAAATGAGTCCATAGTAGCAAAGACAACTCTCACTGTCCCCGGTGACGGTGGCCCAATTGAAGCCATCTCCACCATCCAGACTGTGCCTTACAGCCTCAGAAGCCAGAGGAAGACGG GTACTTTACAGCCTTGGAACAGCGAGTCGAGCttgggcagcaggcagctggAATCCAAATTGGAGAGCGATGGCTCTAGCACTCCGCAGAGCAACGGGGGAGTGAGGCTGCATGAATTTGTGTCAAAGACG GTTATCAAGCCAGAATCATGCGTTCCCTGCGGAAAGCGGATAAAGTTTGGGAAACTATCTCTAAAATGCAGAGACTGCCGCGTGGTGACCCATCCCGAGTGTCGGGACCGCTGCCCTCTTCCCTGCATCCCCATCCTAACGGGCACTCCTGTCAGGATCGGCGAG GGGACCTTGATGGACTTTGTCCCTACCACCCCTCCAATGATCCCTTCCATCATAGTGCACTGCGTTAACGAGATCGAGCAGCGAGGGCTACGTGAG ACGGGCCTTTACCGGATATCTGGCTGTGACAAGACAGTGAAGGAGCTGAAGGAGAAGTTCCTTAGAGCAAAGAACATTCCTTTGCTCAGTAAAGTGGATGATATCCATGCTATCTGTGGCCTTCTGAAGGACTTCCTGCGCAGCCTAAAAGAACCCCTTCTCACTTTCCAGTTAAACAAGACTTTTATGGAAGCTGCAG aaatccTGGATGAAGACAACAGTGTTGCTGCTATGTACCAGGCAATTGGTGAACTTCCTCAGGCCAACAGGGACACTCTAGCTTTCCTCATGATTCATCTGCAGAG AGTGGCTCAGAGCCCGGAGACTAAAATGGACGTTGCCAACTTGGCCAAAGTCTTTGGCCCCACAATAGTTGCCCACGCGGTGCCCGACCCTGACCCTATGACACTCCTGCAGGACACGAAGCGGCAGCCCAAG GTGGTGGaacggctgctcctgctgccggTGGAGTACTGGAGCCAGTTCATGATGGTGGAGCAAGAGAACATCGATCCAGCACACGTAATTGAGAACGCCAACGCCTATTCCACTCCGCAGACGCCAGATATTAAAG TGAGCATTCTCGGGCCCCTCACTACCCCCGAGCAGCTGCTCTCCAAGACGCCCTCGTCCAGCTCCCTGTCCCAGAAGGTCCGGTCAACCTTCAGCAAAACTACCCCCAA ATTTGGGAGCAAAAGCAAGTCGGCAACGCAGCTGGGGCGTCAAGGCAACTTCTTTGCCTCTCCGATGCTGAAGTGA